In a genomic window of Anas acuta chromosome 9, bAnaAcu1.1, whole genome shotgun sequence:
- the ZBTB38 gene encoding zinc finger and BTB domain-containing protein 38, which yields MTVMSHSKDLKDDFHSDTVLSILNEQRIRGILCDVTIIVEDTKFKAHSNVLAASSLYFKNIFWSRTICISGHVLELDDLKAEVFTEILNYIYSSTVVVKRQETVTDLAAAGKKLGISFLEDLTDVNFSSSPCPYAYCINEKGTVKEEKHEKRHEESAVTNGPRITNAFSIFETENSLFSPLDLRASFKKVSETIQTPNVNLDRSDACKDAEPASTLAEHSYAVSSGGDTFQGTPCFEQDSSPSYKTVEDHYENHQATPLVQPAKQACSTPKAAFKSQGTGLAVAKAPASTVTNTETPREAVNDQRIVSFPKPQSKADFHLPREEENKSANISGSAATVPPAYNCNCCAKSFSDRALLSTHLQLHSENQETFVCKYCSKQFANLNILESHEQVCMRSSSLSVHNGNEQNFSDNYTATDGRNGSSYANAEPLLSENSITDYSNANCTLPETDHLVKVVDGQILYTCIVCKRSYVTLSSLRRHANVHSWRRTYPCHYCNKVFALAEYRTRHEIWHTGERRYQCIFCLETFMTYYILKNHQKSFHAIDHRLSVNKKTANGGLKPSMYPYKLYRLLPMKCRRLPYKSYRNSAYENVQTSSQANETAPSNCFIQSSLSSELPSLNFQSNILTNNRTLALDTSSCNDAAPSTNTQNSSSWGVGILNSDLQRDFFTADKRGPTAPNDSSSREYDSSIVSLTNVNENSTSVISYSSSAPSVIMHSSRVSSVIMHSKTVTSIENSKTESSSNLPSQSVSDDSKYGSDNYGKCITKPKTIKEKKKTLQCTRAEATEDMQHIQGSGGSSSKTTDTVQESSKTETYIAKPALPGTSTDSNVAPLCQITVKIGNEAIVKRHILGSKLFCKRGRKSKHESKQDNLIEESEMEIKERSPSRLYSSECLELAEMCDDVSDQDSSDKPWRPYYNYKPKKKSKQLRKMKKTKWRKKHGNRNTVMESHSMCSREYALRNAPEEKAASQEENTEMPSLHCELCERDKSSNAEIQDHVHWHVATSKPYICELCQKQFQSPSTLKMHMRCHTGEKPYTCKTCGKCFSVPGNLQKHERIHLGVKDFVCQYCNKAFTLNETLKIHERIHTGEKRYHCQFCLQSFLYLSTKRNHEQRHVREHNGKGYACFQCPKICKTAAALGMHQKKHLFKSPGPQDRKEQFCSESAQLLENQHFLRPEGSEVKNIQNVTPEVIL from the coding sequence atGACAGTCATGTCTCATTCAAAGGATCTCAAAGACGACTTCCACAGTGACACTGtactttccattttaaatgaaCAGCGCATTAGGGGTATTTTATGTGATGTCACCATCATTGTGGAAGACACCAAATTTAAAGCCCATAGTAATGTGCTGGCAGCTTCAAGcctttactttaaaaacattttttggaGTCGTACTATCTGTATTTCAGGTCATGTACTGGAGCTAGATGATCTCAAAGCTGAAGTGTTTACAGAAATACTGAACTACATTTACAGTTCCACAGTAGTTGTTAAGAGGCAGGAGACTGTAACAGacctggcagctgcagggaaaaaattGGGAATATCATTTCTTGAAGATCTTACAGATGTTAATTTCTCaagctccccctgcccctatGCATACTGTATCAATGAGAAAGGGACtgttaaagaggaaaaacatgaaaagagaCACGAAGAATCTGCTGTTACAAATGGACCACGAATTACAAATGCATTCTCaatttttgaaactgaaaacagtttgttttctcCACTTGATTTGAGGGCAAGCTTCAAAAAGGTATCTGAGACGATACAAACACCCAACGTCAACCTCGACAGAAGCGATGCTTGCAAAGATGCCGAGCCAGCCAGTACGCTGGCAGAGCACTCCTACGCAGTTTCTTCGGGAGGAGATACTTTTCAAGGAACACCGTGTTTTGAACAGGACAGCAGCCCTTCATACAAGACAGTTGAAGACCACTATGAAAACCACCAAGCAACACCACTTGTTCAGCCAGCAAAACAAGCATGCAGTACTCCTAAGGCAGCTTTCAAGTCCCAGGGGACTGGTTTGGCTGTAGCAAAAGCACCGGCCTCTACAGTGACCAACACAGAAACCCCACGTGAAGCAGTTAATGACCAGAGAattgtttcctttccaaaacCTCAGAGTAAAGCAGATTTCCATTTgcccagagaagaggaaaacaaatctgcTAATATCTCTGGATCTGCAGCAACTGTTCCACCTGCTTACAACTGTAACTGCTGCGCGAAATCATTCAGTGACAGGGCATTACTCAGTACTCATCTTCAGCTCCACTCAGAGAATCAGGAAACTTTCGTATGCAAATACTGCAGCAAGCAATTTGCAAATCTAAATATACTGGAAAGTCATGAACAAGTCTGTATGAGATCAAGTAGCTTATCTGTTCACAATGGAAATGAACAAAATTTTTCAGATAACTATACTGCCACGGATGGAAGGAATGGAAGTTCATATGCAAACGCAGAGCCTCTATTGTCTGAAAACAGCATCACTGATTATTCTAATGCAAACTGCACTTTACCAGAAACAGATCATTTGGTTAAAGTTGTTGATGGGCAGATATTATATACCTGTATAGTTTGCAAACGTAGTTATGTAACATTGTCAAGCCTTCGAAGACATGCAAATGTGCATTCCTGGAGAAGAACATACCCTTGTCACTACTGCAACAAAGTATTTGCATTAGCTGAGTATCGCACCAGACACGAGATCTGGCACACCGGAGAAAGACGCTATCAGTGCATTTTCTGCCTGGAGACTTTTATGACTTACTATATTCtaaaaaatcatcagaaatCGTTCCATGCAATTGACCATCGCCTCTCAGTAAATAAGAAGACAGCCAATGGAGGCTTAAAACCAAGCATGTACCCGTACAAACTTTATCGCCTTCTACCTATGAAATGCAGGCGACTACCTTATAAGTCCTACCGAAATTCTGCGTATGAAAATGTTCAAACAAGTAGCCAAGCTAATGAAACTGCTCCTAGTAACTGCTTCATTCAGAGTTCTCTTAGCTCTGAGCTACCATCACTGAATTTTCAAAGTAATATACTAACAAACAACAGAACTCTTGCCCTGGACACCTCTTCGTGTAATGATGCAGCACCTTCCACAAATACTCAGAATTCTTCCTCTTGGGGAGTAGGTATCTTAAATTCTGACCTGCAAAGAGACTTTTTCACAGCTGACAAAAGAGGTCCCACTGCCCCAAATGACTCTAGTTCTCGTGAGTATGATTCCTCAATTGTGTCTTTAACTAACGTGAATGAAAATTCAACCTCTGTAATCAGTTACAGCAGTTCTGCACCCTCTGTTATAATGCACAGTAGCAGAGTTTCGTCAGTAATAATGCACAGTAAAACAGTCACTTCCATAGAAAACAGTAAGACAGAATCATCTAGTAATCTACCTAGTCAATCTGTAAGTGATGACAGTAAATATGGGTCAGATAATTATGGAAAATGCATTACCAAACCAAAAActattaaggagaaaaagaaaacactgcagtgCACCAGAGCAGAAGCAACTGAGGATATGCAGCACATCCAAGGGTCTGGAGGTTCATCCAGCAAAACCACTGATACTGTTCAAGAATCGAGTAAAACTGAAACTTACATCGCAAAGCCTGCCTTACCTGGAACATCTACTGACAGCAATGTTGCTCCTCTTTGCCAAATAACAGTAAAAATTGGTAACGAGGCTATTGTAAAAAGGCATATATTAGGATCTAAGCTGTTCTGTAAAAGGGGCCGCAAATCTAAACACGAGTCCAAACAGGACAACCTAATTGAGGAGTCGGAAATGGAGATAAAGGAAAGAAGCCCATCTAGGCTCTATAGCTCAGAGTGCCTGGAGCTGGCAGAAATGTGCGATGATGTAAGTGATCAGGACTCCAGTGATAAGCCTTGGAGACCGTATTATAATtacaaaccaaaaaagaaatctaaacagctaagaaaaatgaaaaagaccaAATGGAGGAAAAAGCATGGAAACAGAAACACCGTTATGGAAAGTCACAGTATGTGCAGTCGGGAGTATGCACTCAGGAATGCTCCTGAAGAAAAAGCTGCCAGTCAAGAAGAGAACACAGAAATGCCCAGTCTTCACTGTGAGCTCTGTGAAAGAGATAAATCTTCCAACGCAGAAATTCAAGACCATGTGCACTGGCATGTTGCTACTTCAAAGCCTTACATCTGTGAATTATGccaaaaacaatttcaaagtCCATCCACCTTAAAAATGCATATGAGGTGTCACACTGGGGAAAAGCCCTATACCTGCAAAACCTGtgggaaatgtttttcagttcCTGGAAATCTACAGAAACATGAACGTATTCACTTAGGTGTCAAAGACTTTGTCTGCCAATACTGTAACAAGGCATTCACTTTAAATGAAACACTCAAAATACACGAAAGAATTCATACTGGAGAAAAACGCTACCACTGTCAGTTCTGCTTACAGAGTTTCCTGTACCTTTCTACCAAAAGGAACCATGAGCAACGGCATGTGCGTGAGCATAATGGAAAAGGATACGCTTGCTTTCAGTGCCCCAAAATTTGCAAgacagcagctgccctgggaaTGCACCAGAAGAAACATCTATTCAAAAGTCCAGGTCCACAAGATAGAAAAGAACAGTTTTGCAGTGAAAGTGCTCAGCTGTTGgaaaatcaacattttcttcGCCCAGAAGGAAGCGAAgtgaaaaatatacaaaatgtaACTCCAGAAGTAATACTCTGA